Proteins co-encoded in one Cupriavidus metallidurans CH34 genomic window:
- a CDS encoding IS3-like element ISRme13 family transposase (programmed frameshift), protein MTSKTKRAQYTLEFKLEAVRLVKSGQSMAVVSATLGIRAQTLHNWVKAEREGKLTGAGMKPVSPEQMELARLRAEVARLKMERDIFKKSRSILCEGVGVRYAFIERNRRYWPVSVLCELLGVSPSGYHQRKQRTVSTDRPDRGRLSDDALLAHIKAIHAGVKGEYGWPRMWKELLARGVRVGKERVRKLMALHGIRARHKRKYIATTNSNHDLPVAPNLLQRDFSPAAPNQVWTSDITYVATAEGWLYLVVIIDLFSRQVVGWSMQPHMKAELVTDALRMAWFRRRPEAGVIVHTDRGSQYCSHLFQDALKAYGMRSSMSRRGDCWDNAPTESLWGSLKVARLHGRQFATRRAAMDEVIDWLGFYNASRLHSTLGYVSPMTFEKNWSAAQQHRAA, encoded by the exons ATGACAAGCAAGACAAAGCGGGCGCAGTACACGCTGGAATTCAAGCTGGAAGCGGTACGGCTGGTGAAGAGCGGGCAGAGCATGGCAGTGGTTAGCGCGACCCTGGGCATCAGAGCGCAGACGCTGCATAACTGGGTCAAGGCGGAGCGGGAAGGCAAGCTGACTGGTGCGGGTATGAAGCCGGTCAGCCCGGAGCAGATGGAGCTGGCCCGGCTTCGGGCGGAGGTGGCGCGCTTGAAGATGGAGCGCGATATTT TTAAAAAAAGCCGCAGCATACTTTGCGAAGGAGTCGGTGTGAGGTATGCGTTCATCGAGCGAAACCGACGTTACTGGCCGGTCTCGGTCCTGTGTGAGCTGTTAGGGGTCAGCCCCAGCGGCTATCACCAGCGCAAGCAACGCACAGTAAGCACCGACAGGCCAGATAGAGGCCGACTCAGTGACGATGCCTTGTTGGCCCACATCAAGGCGATTCACGCCGGGGTCAAGGGGGAGTACGGCTGGCCGCGCATGTGGAAGGAACTGCTGGCGCGTGGGGTGCGGGTGGGCAAGGAGCGTGTTCGCAAGCTGATGGCGCTGCACGGCATCCGTGCCCGCCACAAGCGCAAGTACATCGCGACAACCAACTCGAACCACGATTTGCCGGTGGCCCCCAATCTGCTGCAACGCGACTTTAGCCCAGCAGCACCCAATCAAGTCTGGACGAGCGACATAACCTATGTGGCGACCGCCGAAGGCTGGCTCTACCTGGTGGTCATCATCGACCTGTTCAGCCGGCAGGTGGTTGGCTGGTCGATGCAACCACACATGAAGGCCGAATTGGTCACGGACGCGCTGCGCATGGCCTGGTTCCGGCGCCGCCCGGAAGCCGGTGTGATTGTGCACACCGACCGGGGAAGCCAGTATTGCAGCCATCTGTTTCAAGACGCCCTGAAGGCGTATGGCATGCGCTCGTCAATGAGCCGCAGGGGCGATTGCTGGGACAACGCGCCGACTGAGAGTCTGTGGGGGTCGTTGAAGGTCGCTCGCCTGCACGGTCGCCAGTTCGCTACCCGCCGCGCCGCAATGGACGAGGTAATTGACTGGCTTGGCTTTTATAATGCCAGCCGACTCCACTCGACGCTGGGCTACGTCAGCCCCATGACGTTCGAGAAAAACTGGTCCGCAGCTCAGCAACACCGGGCTGCCTAA
- a CDS encoding IS3 family transposase (programmed frameshift), whose amino-acid sequence MSGKRYTDEFKIEAVKQVTERGHSVADVAQRLGITTHSLYAWKRKFEKPDVVQRAELDQNAEIRRLKAELKRVTEERDIPKKSRRVLCKGIAARYAFMRSHISEYCLRTMCRVLGVHRSGYYVWQRQASSPRRREDDRLLGLIKHHWLASGGVYGYRKITVDLRESGEACSRHRVHRLMKGEGLRAQVGYGSKPRYRGGPVGVVANVLNREFAPDAPNKVWVTDITYIRTYEGWLYLAAVMDLYSRQIVGWATRSTMTSDLVLQALLAAVWKRKPRAGVMVHSDQGSQFTSDDWQSFLKAHNMVPSMSRRGNCHDNAVAESFFSALKKERIKRRIYPNRATAATDVFDYIEMFYNPIRRHGSAGDLSPVEFERRYALNGS is encoded by the exons ATGAGCGGCAAGCGGTACACGGATGAGTTCAAGATTGAGGCAGTCAAGCAAGTCACTGAGCGCGGTCATTCGGTGGCGGATGTGGCGCAGAGGTTGGGCATCACGACCCATAGCCTGTACGCCTGGAAGAGGAAGTTCGAGAAACCGGACGTCGTGCAGCGGGCCGAACTGGATCAGAACGCCGAGATTCGACGACTGAAGGCCGAGCTCAAGCGCGTGACAGAGGAGCGCGACATTC CTAAAAAAAGCCGCCGCGTACTTTGCAAAGGGATAGCGGCAAGGTACGCATTCATGCGCTCCCACATCAGTGAATATTGCCTGCGCACGATGTGTCGGGTACTGGGCGTTCATCGTAGCGGTTACTACGTCTGGCAACGCCAGGCATCCAGCCCACGCCGGCGGGAGGATGATCGGCTGCTGGGTCTGATCAAGCATCACTGGTTGGCCAGCGGTGGCGTCTATGGCTACCGCAAGATCACGGTAGATCTGCGTGAATCTGGCGAAGCTTGCAGCCGTCACCGTGTGCATCGACTGATGAAAGGAGAAGGCCTGCGCGCACAGGTTGGTTACGGCAGCAAGCCACGCTATCGTGGCGGTCCGGTCGGCGTGGTGGCGAACGTCTTGAATCGAGAGTTCGCCCCCGATGCGCCGAACAAGGTCTGGGTCACCGACATCACGTACATCCGAACCTACGAAGGCTGGCTGTATCTGGCGGCAGTCATGGATTTGTACTCGCGTCAGATCGTTGGCTGGGCCACGCGATCAACGATGACCAGCGATCTGGTATTGCAGGCCTTGCTAGCCGCAGTCTGGAAACGCAAACCGAGGGCAGGTGTTATGGTGCATTCGGATCAGGGCAGCCAGTTCACCAGCGATGATTGGCAGTCATTCCTGAAGGCACACAACATGGTGCCGAGCATGAGTCGTCGCGGTAATTGTCACGATAACGCCGTTGCCGAGAGCTTCTTCAGTGCATTGAAGAAGGAGCGAATCAAGCGGCGCATCTACCCGAACAGGGCGACTGCTGCCACGGACGTATTCGATTACATTGAGATGTTCTATAACCCGATTCGCCGGCACGGTTCCGCCGGCGACCTGTCACCTGTAGAGTTTGAGCGGCGCTACGCGCTAAACGGCTCGTGA
- a CDS encoding ATP-binding protein, with the protein MKTKPNEYILPSHTFEGERDFIEAEYLPSLIPEFAGNPLVEALPQDYYGQETIKGFASYPSFSDEQRFMPRSFRLHAVSRLRTFLETLPWHISVMQDIFKNVWNGYASRNPLVNRRQTLQERYRLAMQTGTVLPLQAHMPSHAATFGLLGPSGIGKSTVVDRSLQCLPQVLKHSKHGIVQLVWLKVECPPDGSLKQLMYWILEQVDEQLGSKYAKYITKQMGLDDRMALVGRTLERHFTGLLVLDEIHNVLRDARWTGQPFVDIFEP; encoded by the coding sequence ATGAAAACCAAGCCTAACGAATACATACTCCCTTCACATACGTTCGAGGGGGAGCGCGATTTCATCGAAGCGGAGTACCTGCCGTCGCTCATCCCCGAGTTCGCAGGGAATCCGCTCGTCGAGGCGCTGCCTCAAGACTATTACGGACAGGAGACCATCAAAGGCTTCGCAAGCTATCCGTCGTTTTCTGACGAGCAACGGTTTATGCCTCGAAGCTTTCGACTTCATGCAGTCTCGCGATTGCGTACGTTTCTGGAGACCTTGCCTTGGCATATCAGCGTCATGCAAGACATCTTCAAGAACGTCTGGAACGGGTACGCGTCCCGCAATCCCTTAGTGAACAGGCGGCAGACCCTCCAGGAACGATATCGGCTGGCTATGCAAACAGGCACTGTTCTGCCGTTGCAGGCTCATATGCCCTCTCATGCAGCGACCTTTGGGTTGCTGGGGCCTTCTGGAATCGGCAAGTCGACGGTCGTCGATCGCTCCCTTCAGTGTTTGCCTCAGGTGCTGAAGCACTCCAAGCATGGAATCGTCCAGCTCGTGTGGTTGAAGGTTGAATGCCCGCCAGACGGCAGCTTGAAGCAACTGATGTATTGGATTTTGGAACAGGTCGATGAGCAACTTGGCTCTAAATATGCCAAGTACATCACGAAGCAAATGGGTCTGGACGACCGCATGGCGTTGGTCGGGCGGACCTTGGAAAGACACTTCACGGGTCTGCTAGTTCTCGATGAAATCCACAATGTACTTCGCGATGCAAGGTGGACCGGCCAGCCTTTCGTAGACATCTTCGAGCCATAA
- a CDS encoding Mu transposase C-terminal domain-containing protein: MSNLQIQRLPELATNMLFRLRNDPKSPLQRIVWTGGQSYHTFYVPVSGDDWPQACLTDELRARFSPDYVGDDALVFVGEDPYAVKVRAEPSAFALERMRWIFDLVKGKKLIDILTPSKRGKAIEEQVAKVGKPRATLTFQLKRYLARGMTVSALEGDLANCGGRGKQRNALSKVGAKRSVKAGDGTQVNESNRSILEAGVSYLLGAPKRTLQLALDFIHEKFCHDWPATKLFTRRQLQHHLYFTRPFTQRKRKKHGERRFNLSMRAFNGTVDTYGPGAQYQIDATIADVYLVSALDRLSIVGRPTIYIVSDTFSRQIVGVYVTLSPPSIEGAALAMESVVTPKVALCAEYGIETKEEHWPAHHLSSQLLGDRGSEFISVKAWDRIVQRMIMDVANTAAFRPDWKSIVESRFNLLNAVWAPFVPGYVDKDFRERGGKDYRLDAVLTLREFTAVFLVSVIEYNNRPLRTKKQIPEMVAAKLSPTPVELWKFGISKLSGALRTVHIDEVRACVYPRGEAVVSEYGIGFATRFYETPRAMKEEWFPRSRKKNFKVEVAYDPINPAKLFVLHEDGSFERATLRMTAGQQYDEVVSLAEIEKLQKDAARTLNDGFDNAEPLKRALRDQREAIVEGAIKEKEERMVAAGVKQLDTKSIRDAKANERELEDLLRSGQVPEILRNEPPVETPKKVEEQAEESWEDFGDLSIALLEAAKRNPPDDLKGDKDENQA; encoded by the coding sequence ATGAGCAATCTCCAAATCCAACGTCTGCCTGAGCTGGCCACCAACATGTTGTTCCGGCTGCGGAATGACCCGAAGAGTCCGCTCCAGCGCATCGTTTGGACAGGTGGCCAGTCGTACCACACCTTCTATGTGCCGGTAAGCGGTGATGATTGGCCGCAAGCATGCCTCACGGACGAACTGAGGGCACGGTTCAGTCCTGACTACGTTGGCGACGACGCTCTGGTCTTCGTTGGAGAGGACCCGTACGCAGTCAAGGTCCGGGCTGAGCCTAGTGCCTTTGCCCTTGAACGAATGCGCTGGATTTTCGATTTGGTTAAGGGAAAGAAGCTGATCGACATTCTGACCCCGAGTAAACGCGGCAAGGCTATCGAGGAGCAGGTGGCCAAAGTGGGGAAGCCCCGGGCTACGCTCACCTTTCAGCTCAAGCGATACCTTGCCCGTGGAATGACGGTCTCCGCTCTGGAGGGCGATCTGGCCAATTGCGGCGGCCGCGGCAAGCAAAGGAATGCACTGAGTAAGGTCGGGGCAAAGAGGAGCGTGAAGGCAGGCGATGGCACACAAGTTAACGAATCCAACCGCTCCATACTTGAAGCCGGCGTAAGTTACTTGCTCGGTGCGCCGAAGCGCACGCTGCAACTGGCTCTCGACTTTATCCACGAGAAGTTCTGTCACGACTGGCCCGCGACAAAGCTCTTCACCAGACGCCAGCTTCAGCATCACCTGTACTTCACGCGCCCGTTTACCCAGCGCAAACGCAAGAAGCATGGTGAACGGAGATTCAATCTTTCGATGCGCGCGTTCAACGGGACGGTGGATACGTACGGGCCGGGTGCGCAGTATCAGATAGACGCGACGATTGCCGACGTGTATCTCGTGTCGGCTCTGGACAGGCTTTCGATTGTCGGTCGGCCGACGATCTACATCGTCTCAGATACGTTCTCTCGGCAGATTGTTGGTGTGTACGTCACTCTCTCCCCTCCTTCAATTGAGGGGGCCGCGCTGGCGATGGAGAGCGTTGTGACGCCGAAGGTTGCCCTTTGCGCCGAATACGGAATCGAAACCAAAGAGGAACACTGGCCTGCGCACCATTTATCGAGTCAGCTACTTGGAGACCGCGGCTCGGAATTCATCAGCGTCAAGGCGTGGGATCGCATCGTTCAGCGAATGATTATGGACGTCGCTAATACGGCGGCGTTCCGGCCCGACTGGAAGTCGATTGTCGAGTCGCGCTTCAATCTGCTCAACGCCGTTTGGGCGCCGTTTGTGCCGGGCTACGTCGACAAGGACTTTAGAGAGCGGGGCGGCAAGGATTATCGACTGGACGCGGTGCTCACCCTCCGCGAGTTCACAGCGGTGTTCCTCGTCAGCGTCATCGAGTACAACAACCGCCCCCTCCGCACGAAGAAGCAGATTCCTGAGATGGTTGCCGCAAAGCTGAGTCCAACCCCCGTGGAACTGTGGAAGTTCGGTATCAGCAAGCTCAGTGGAGCACTCCGGACTGTTCACATCGACGAGGTTCGAGCCTGCGTGTACCCGCGCGGTGAAGCCGTAGTCTCTGAATATGGTATCGGGTTTGCGACTCGCTTCTATGAGACACCGCGTGCGATGAAGGAAGAGTGGTTCCCCCGATCCCGAAAGAAGAACTTTAAGGTCGAGGTCGCATATGACCCGATTAATCCGGCAAAGCTGTTCGTCCTCCATGAAGACGGATCGTTCGAGAGAGCGACGCTTCGGATGACGGCAGGGCAGCAGTATGACGAGGTAGTGAGCCTGGCAGAAATCGAAAAGCTGCAGAAGGACGCTGCGCGCACTTTGAATGATGGCTTTGACAACGCGGAGCCACTCAAGCGTGCACTGCGTGACCAGAGGGAAGCCATCGTCGAGGGAGCCATCAAGGAGAAGGAAGAGCGCATGGTCGCAGCCGGCGTCAAGCAGCTAGATACGAAGAGTATCCGCGACGCTAAGGCAAATGAGCGCGAACTCGAAGACCTGCTACGCAGCGGTCAGGTGCCTGAAATCCTGCGCAACGAACCTCCTGTCGAGACACCCAAGAAGGTGGAAGAGCAGGCCGAGGAGTCGTGGGAAGACTTCGGCGATCTTTCAATCGCGCTCCTGGAAGCAGCAAAGAGAAACCCTCCAGATGACCTGAAAGGAGACAAAGATGAAAACCAAGCCTAA